AACGCGGCCCTTTGAGGTCTTTTCTCATAACAAAACCCTGTGATAATTTGAGTTCATTACGAACAGTTACTTCATCTAAGGAAAAGCTTCTAGTTGGCTGTTTGCTGATATTTACTGCCATCGTAAGGCTACACAATATCTCCCTGCCAAATAGTGTTGTTTTTGGTGAAAATGAAGTTGGTACATTTGTTTCTCAATACGTGAACAACATATTCTTCACCGATGTTCATCCTCCTTTAGTGGCAATGCTATATGCAACCGTGTCCTCTGTTTTTGGTTATAAAGGGCTTTTCAATTATGGGAACATTGGTACTGAATACACGGCAAACGTTCCATACGTCGCGATGAGGTTCTTTTCTGCTACTTTGGGCATCGTGTCCGTTTTGGTATTATACTTAACGTTACGAGTTTCTGGCGTGAAAATTGCGGTAGCTGCCATTTGTGCAGTATGTTTTGCAATTGAAAACTCCTTTGTAACGTTGTCTCGTTTCACCTTGATAGAGGGAccctttgtttttttcatgGCATGTGCAGTTTATTTCTTTAGAAGATCGGAACTTTATTTGCCAAATTCATGTAAAGCAAACAAGTCATTACTTGCTGCGAGCATTGCATTGGGATTTGcagtttcttcaaaatgGGCTGGCCTCTTCACCATCGCATGGGCTGGTATTATTGTCCTTTGGAGAGTATGGTTCATGATTGGTGATTTGTCAAGACCCATTGGTTCTTCTATCAAATATATGGCGTTCCAGTTTACCTGTCTATTAGCTATTCCTGCCTTCATCtattttctcattttcagCGTGCATATTAAGACATTAAACGTGAATGGTATTAGTAGTAGCTTTTTTCCCGCTGAGTTTagaaaaactttaaaataCAACAACGTTATTAAAGAGACTGTGGCAGAAGTTGCAGTGGGTTCCGCTGTTTCACTGAATCATGTTGGAACGGCAGGTGGTTACTTGCATTCTCATCTTCACAATTATCCGGCTGGTTCCATGCAACAACAAGTTACTTTGTATCCTCACATCGACCAAAATAACAAATGGATTATTGAGCTGGCTGAACATCCAAATGAAAATGTCACaagtttccaaaatttAACCGACGGTACCATAATTAAATTAAGACAGCTTAAGAACGGCTGCAGGTTACACTCACATGACCACAAACCTCCAGTTTCTCAAAATGCGGATTGGCAAAAAGAGGTGTCATGTTATGGATACGAGGGCTTCGAAGGTGATATAAATGATGATTGGATAATTGAAATCGATAAAAAGAGATCAGAGCCGGGACCTGCCCAGGAACATATTAGGGCTATTGAAACCAAATTTAGGCTGAAGCATTATCTAACTGGTTGTTACTTATTTTCACATCCTGAAAAGCTACCTGAGTGGGGATTCGGGCAGCAGGAAGTTACGTGTGCATACTTTGCAAGGGAAGACTTAACTTCATGGtatattgaagaaaacgaaaacGAAATTTCTTTGCCAAATCCAGAGAAGGTTTCTTATAAGAAAATGAGCTTTTGGCAGAAGTTTGTTGCTATCCACAAGTTCATGTTCTACCTTAACAATTATATGGATACTAGTCATGCCTACTCATCTGAACCAAAGACTTGGCCTCTTATGTTGCGTGGTATTGATTTTTGGAATGAAAATGGCAGAGAGGTGTACTTTTTAGGTAACGCTGTTTTGTGGTGGTCTGTCACAGCATTTATTTGCACGTTCATCATTGGAGTGGCTGTTGAGCTTCTTGCTTGGAAATTAGGTGTGAATATTCTACGGGATAAGCACATCATAAATTTCCACTATCAGGTCTTTCAGTACTTATTAGGCTTTGCCGCCCACTATTTCCCTTACTTCTTTGTGGGGCAAAAGTTATTTTTGTACGATTATTTGCCGGCCTATTATTTTGGTATCCTAGCATTTGGTCATGCTTTAGACCTGATTTCAACCTATATTTCtaacaaaagaaacaatactGGATATATAGTGGTGGCTATTTTCATGGTTGTATGTTTCTATTTCTTCAGCGAGCATTCTCCACTTATTTATGCTACTGGATGGTCGAGTAACCTGTGTAAGAGGTCCAAGTGGTTAGGAAGCTGGGACTTTTATTGCAATTCACTATTACTATCCGATAGCCACTATGAATTAAACGCTGAATCATGATCCATCCACCCGTATTCAGATTGGACATTCGTTTAGCAAAAGATTTAAAAACTACATTTGAGCTAAACTGCGGGAAAGATCTACGTACATATGGAAAAGAACCAGATGtatatgaaaaaagagtTCATAACCGGTCACAATGCAACACTTTCCTATCTTGTTCTTTCGTTGAATTTCACTAAACAACTAACgaataccaaaaaaatgatcCGTATTAAGTAatgtatatacatatatattgtCAAATACAACAAGATATTTAATAAACAAAGAATAGATGAATTAGGATTGAACCGGTAAAAGGAAAGCTGTGAACATGGTATTTCTCTTATCGGGCTTTTCAAGATCACCACTGAGTGGCATTTTAAGCACATGAGGAGATGAACGTAGGCAGATCAAAACATTCAGCCGATGATAAAGACTACAACAGCTATTTGATTGTCTTTGCATAATCGCCCTAAATTGGAGGCTTCTACAAAACAACTAATTACATATTCTTACTTCCTCGCCCGTGCAAAAGGATAATATATCtctcatttgaaaaaatagcCATACTTAACGTTAATGTTTAACTTACGGGTTGGCATACCTCTTCTTTAATACAAATCAAAAAACGTAGCTTTCTTACCACCCTAAAACAATGGCAAATACTGGCTGTTTATCACCAGGTGcatttttatcaaaggTTCCAGAATTTTTCCAGACTGCGAATGAAAAACATATAACTGTGCGTCTAACGGCCAAAAGACTCATAGAACACGATCCTGTGGAAGGGAATCTTGAATTTGATTCTACCAACCATCCTGACTATGATGTATCTAAAAAGGCTTCTGAAATTTCAGTTAGCTCAAGATCTGACAGAGAATACCCACTATTAATCAGAATGTCTTATGGCTCGCATgacaagaaaacaaaatgcTCAACAGTGGTAAAAGCAAGTGAGTTAGATCAATTTTGGCAAGAGTATTCATCTGTATTTAAGGGGGGCATGCAGAATTTgatcaagaagaagaaaaagaagagtaAGAACGGTACCATCAGTAAGacaggaaagaaaaacaaggTAGCGAAGAAAAACTGATGCACGTGACACTTGAGTCAAAAGGCATGTGCGCCTCTTGTTATCTTTGGATGTGTAGATTAAAGGATGGCAACGTAGATATAAAAGATTAATTGCATAAAGTTGTGTAGATATAAATTTAACTAAACTTTAGAATAAACGTTTTGAGATGactatttttgaaattcctTTCATTCGTCCAGGCGTTCCATTACAATATTTCCTGATGGATATATGCCGCTAACGTCAGATATTTTGGTAGATAAATCAAGCTCTCTTCTTGGTACCGGCGTGATCAATTTGAAGCTATACTGGTGCTGATAATTAGCAGGTTGGTATACGGGTAAAGTATCGTTTTCTGAGTTCAACATGTCATGCAACTGTAATTCTACGAAGGCATATATCTCCTCCGTTGGTAGAGATGCGTCAAACTTTCTCACTAATCTCTGCCCATTTTCTAGTCTGATCGCAACTTTGCTTGCATCTTTATCAGAAGAGGGTTCGGGTTTTAGTTGGCTTTTTCTCCACAATAGCCATTGGTTTTCTATTCTTTGGTGCTCTCTTTCCATTTGTTCTCTTTGGGTCTGTTCCAATCTTTCTGAT
This is a stretch of genomic DNA from Saccharomyces cerevisiae S288C chromosome IV, complete sequence. It encodes these proteins:
- the PMT5 gene encoding putative dolichyl-phosphate-mannose-protein mannosyltransferase PMT5 (Protein O-mannosyltransferase; transfers mannose residues from dolichyl phosphate-D-mannose to protein serine/threonine residues; acts in a complex with Pmt3p, can instead interact with Pmt2p in some conditions; target for new antifungals), with the translated sequence MNKEHLLKVDPIPDVTIKRGPLRSFLITKPCDNLSSLRTVTSSKEKLLVGCLLIFTAIVRLHNISLPNSVVFGENEVGTFVSQYVNNIFFTDVHPPLVAMLYATVSSVFGYKGLFNYGNIGTEYTANVPYVAMRFFSATLGIVSVLVLYLTLRVSGVKIAVAAICAVCFAIENSFVTLSRFTLIEGPFVFFMACAVYFFRRSELYLPNSCKANKSLLAASIALGFAVSSKWAGLFTIAWAGIIVLWRVWFMIGDLSRPIGSSIKYMAFQFTCLLAIPAFIYFLIFSVHIKTLNVNGISSSFFPAEFRKTLKYNNVIKETVAEVAVGSAVSLNHVGTAGGYLHSHLHNYPAGSMQQQVTLYPHIDQNNKWIIELAEHPNENVTSFQNLTDGTIIKLRQLKNGCRLHSHDHKPPVSQNADWQKEVSCYGYEGFEGDINDDWIIEIDKKRSEPGPAQEHIRAIETKFRLKHYLTGCYLFSHPEKLPEWGFGQQEVTCAYFAREDLTSWYIEENENEISLPNPEKVSYKKMSFWQKFVAIHKFMFYLNNYMDTSHAYSSEPKTWPLMLRGIDFWNENGREVYFLGNAVLWWSVTAFICTFIIGVAVELLAWKLGVNILRDKHIINFHYQVFQYLLGFAAHYFPYFFVGQKLFLYDYLPAYYFGILAFGHALDLISTYISNKRNNTGYIVVAIFMVVCFYFFSEHSPLIYATGWSSNLCKRSKWLGSWDFYCNSLLLSDSHYELNAES
- the SRP14 gene encoding RNA-binding signal recognition particle subunit SRP14 (Signal recognition particle (SRP) subunit; interacts with the RNA component of SRP to form the Alu domain, which is the region of SRP responsible for arrest of nascent chain elongation during membrane targeting; homolog of mammalian SRP14); this encodes MANTGCLSPGAFLSKVPEFFQTANEKHITVRLTAKRLIEHDPVEGNLEFDSTNHPDYDVSKKASEISVSSRSDREYPLLIRMSYGSHDKKTKCSTVVKASELDQFWQEYSSVFKGGMQNLIKKKKKKSKNGTISKTGKKNKVAKKN